From the genome of Acropora palmata chromosome 8, jaAcrPala1.3, whole genome shotgun sequence:
TGTGCAGTGATCAGCTGCTTGAAATCCTTCAAACGAACTTGTGAAGGAGAAATTGGACTCCGTAACGGTAAGCTGATATGAACCAAAAGATCCAACTGGGAAACATCCGAAGCGAGTGTCTACAGCAGGCAACATGTCTAGCTTGGCAATATCAACAACTTGAGCTAGACCAATTTTTGAGCTATGTTGCTCAAGAGATTGGACTAAGTTCTGAAGTTTTTTATTTGAGTCACTCTCTGTTTTCCTTGCTTCAGTAAAAGGCAGGTCACACCTGTCTTCTTGCCTTTGTCAGCATTATTTCCAGGATTGGAAATGACCACTTCCATGACAGGTTGGGAATGGATTCCATCAAGTCGTGATTTGTGCCAAGTTTGCAAAGCAAAAGTGCACGCTGTAGTTGGATTCTCATCTTCCTCATCCTTCAGGTCCCGAACATCTGTGCAGTCGTATAAAGAATATTTACAGACTTTCATCATCAAAGCCAAGATATGGTTGCAGAAGCCTGACTTTCCAGCAGCACAACTTGGCCCACAGTATGCATATTCTACTTCTCCAGAAATAATGCTGAGCGCAAGTTTCAAGTTATGTGGTTCCTCGCGGACTTTAAAACTGTGGAAGCACTTCGCGCGATagtaaaaataactttgatcTTGGTGAGTCTGGATCTCATGAAGGTATTCATCAGCCAGAAAAGCTTTGGCTTTTCGAAGTCCTGTAGGCAACGAGTGATATTCGctgttttggtgtttttttccaGAATTCGCAATATGTCTGTCCATTTCCGCACGGGTAAATAATGGACTTTTTGCAAGTGCTGTCCCCCATCCATCAGTAGGAAAAGCTACCCTCTTTGTGTTATCAGAATGAGCTGACAAGTTCCGCGTGTTCGGATCCGAAGCATCTTCAAAGCCAAGGAGTCGCCTTTTGCGCCTGGtataaagaaaatttacatcGGGGTCGACAAGAAGATGCTCGATCTTCGCTTCCAAGTAGTCATTTACCCTGAAATAGAATGAAGCGATTGAGAATCTAGGCCACGCATAGCAACAATTTGAAGGTTATTGTGGACTCAACACTTACCGCTTACAAAGTTGCGCTTTGGTGGACAATCCTTTGCACGAATCGCCACGACACTTTAACCAAAACTTTAATTCGGAATTCTTTAACCGATTCGGATCTCTTCCATTCAATGAACTGCCAGGAATATCGTCCTCCGTCAAAAACGAAGGACCCGACACAAGGATGTCTGGAAAGGACGCCATATCATATTGTGTTCCGTGGCCCTCGAtgcctcgttttcatgcaACTCGACCCAGACCATCCTGGgtcgccgccattttggaataaggtgtattggCGCCGAATTTGAGAGTATAGTTGAATTAAGTTGTTTCTCTAGCATTTTCACGCTTCAATTTGCTGTTTTTGGAGAGAAACTATGCCCCATGGCGGTCGCTGATAATGATGCAAGAATCTTGGATTCATTGAGGCAGATTTTTCCTCAGTTCAACGATCATGTTCTGTCAAACTGCCTTCAGCATGTTCGCGAAACTGTCGGGGAGAATCCGGCAACAATTATTCCAGGATGTATTGATGTTCTTTTAGCTCGACAAACTGCAAATGAGGTGTCTTTACCAGGGCCTACAGTTTGTATTCCGTCCATTTCGTTAGATGATTATGAATATCGAGGCAGCTCTTTCGCTGGAAATATGGGTAACGATGTCATCTTTGTAAAGAGCACAAGCGGAAATCAACGGGAGCGCACAAACCATATTGTGATAAACCTGACTGACGACATGGCGATCTGTGGTTCGCCTTGTACCACGAACAATTCTTCAGCAACTTCATCCTGCTCTCCAGTCAACACCGGTAATAGAAACACGACAGAATCCCGGAGAAATTCAGCTTCTAGAAATGATAGCCATCCCATTTCTTCAGTGACAGTTAATTCTTGCGTGACAGTGGGCGTTGATGAGGGAGTCGAAGTCCAAATTGTGGGTGAGAATCCACGTTTCGACCCCATGAAAGAAGCTctaaaaaacttgaattctttGTTTCCAGATGTAGAAGAAAATTACCTTCAAAGGCTTGTCGACAAGTGGTCCCATCTTATTCCCGGGGAGGCAATAAACAATGCTTGCAATGAACTTCTGGAAATGAAAGATTACCCCAAGAAGAAACCAATAGTGTCAACGGCTCAAGCGGAAGTTTCAAAGCCCagtggaaagaaagaaagaatggattactttaagaatttttcttcacaggtttCTGCAAAATATGGTCAACAGTGTcttcaaattttacaaaatgaTTTCCAGATGATTTCTATGAGGAATATCAGACTGGCTATGGCAAAGTTCCATGGTCATTATGCTCCAAGCAAGAGGTATTTGCAAGAACAGCTACGACTGTCCAGTAGAAGTGCATCATCAACAGTGACTAGCACCTTGAGGGATTTGCCAAGCCCAGCAGAAGGTAAAGAAGTTTTTAATCCGCCTATAATAGACCTTCTAAAAAATAGACGGTATCCTGTGATGGTTCCATGCCAAGCTGATATTGTTGAAGAACTGAAACGGGAAATAGAATTTATGAAAAGGGATGAGCTTTCTAAGAAAGAGGAGATGGACAGATTGTTAGCTGTAAGCTTGAATGACAAGCAGTATGAAGAAGAAGGGCAAAAGATCCAGTGTGGATGTTGCTATGGAGACGCAGCCTTTGAAGACATGGTTCAGTGCCTAGAAGGACATCTGTTTTGTGCTAGCTGTCTCATGAACTATGCCAAGGAGGCAGCATTTGGCCAAGGGAAGGCAGCTCTTACTTGCATGAGTGACGGCTGCGATGGTACCTTCCCATTCAGTCAACTGAAAAAGGCATTGCCTGTAAATATCTTGGAAAAATATGAAGACAGAGTCCAGGAAGAATCCCTGTTAATGGCCCAAATGGAAGACTTTGTGCGATGTCCTTCTTGCGATTTTGCCGTGATTCTACCACTTGAGGATAAAGTGTTAAAATGTCAGAATCCGTCCTGTGGAAAAGAGACATGTCGCTACTGCAAGGAAGATTGGTCGGAACACTTCGGTTTGAAATGCAATGAGGTGGAAAAATCAGCTCAAAAGGATGTCAGGATTTCTTATgaggaaaaaatgacaatggcAAAGATTCGCAAGTGTCCCAGTTGTGGATGCGAATTCACAAAATCAGATGGCTGCAACAAGATGACTTGCCGCTGCGGAATCACAATGTGTTACATCTGTCGAAAACCCAAGATCAACTATAGCCATTTCTGTCAGCACCCTAAGGATCCTGGGAAGTCTTGTACCAAGTGTACAAGTTGCTCATTATGGACTGATCCCACAGAAGACGATAATCGTGCTGTCCAGGAACTAGAGAAAGAGGCAATGGAAGCCAAGAggaaatttgaagaagaaaatacaaggTCAGATGATAATCCTGCCAAAAAGGTGAAGATATCCTCGTCAGGGAATGTATAAATCAGTATAAATCAACTGCTTTTAATTTAGCTTTTAAAATTGATTTATATTGTTACCGTATGTTGCAGTTATGAAAATGATTGACATAGTGTGTTAAACCAGTTGATGACATGCTTTCATAGTTTTCTATTGTTATAAAGTTCCAGTGGTGATTGATTTTGACCATTGCCTTATGAATTGTGTAGTTGTTGCTGAGCTTTAATTCCCCAATAGGAAGAGAGAATGGGTGGCAGCACAGAAAAATCATTTCTGACAACCTTGGTCATGTACTTTTGGCACACACCATTGTggtaaataaggaaaaaaagttaacaGAAACGCATCTCCAAATACACTGGTAGTTTGAATTCCTAAGAACAGTATTTTTCAAAACCAGACCATAATAACTCACTAACTCAAAACATGATCagcatcaataattattacaacacAAGTTTTCAACTccaattatttaaaaaaaaaattaatcatcagTGGCACATTTGATGTCAAGTGACATACAGTGCCTTTTAAAAGTAATTTACCACCTTCTGCTAAGATAAGCGTCTCATCTCTCAAGGGGAGTGTCTCATGTCAGGAGAGATAAGAAGACTGCATGTGCTTGGAACAATTTGAACTCTCTGATACTTCTTGAGTTGTTCACGCCTGACGTTAACACTTCAGCAGGAGCTTTGGATTAATGTGCAAGGCAATATACATGTTTTCCACAAgttcctttgcaaaatgtggATGTTGTAAAAAATTTACCAAGCTTTTGAAAAGTTCAAACATTTCCAGATTGAAACCTTAACGAACCATCTTGCTTTCACCATGTCTACTTGACTCATCTATTTTTCAGATTTATTGTACATTTTGACAGTTTCATCCTATAGAAGCGCAGACAGCTTCAAGATGAAAATACTCTGTTGTGTTTTCATGTTATGTATTTTAACATACATCTACTAGGATGCTTGTTTtagcaacaaaaatattgaattaaaaaacAGAAGAGTCCAATACAGCTGCACAGATTCAAACTGCTTTGCATAAGGTGTCTCCTTGAGCTGAAGAACTTCACTGTGGTTTGGTTAGGGCTCTACTTATACTTTGAGTCAGGGAAACGCTTTGTGATGTGTATATAATGTACCAGGAATCTCATGTTGGTGTCTTTGGACAACATAATttctgagaaaagaaaaagtgcagtattttaatatttataaGAATTCTAGTTAttatgtataattattatagttacaggatttataataataatatattattatagttattGCACAACAAACAGGTCAAATATAGAGCTTTTTGATTGTGCTCATTGGCTTGCTTTGAGGTTCTTAACCTTGTACCATTCACTGAAAGAACAGAGGTTTGTCCACTACACCAATATTATAAGATTCCTGACATATTGTGTACACATCATGAAGTGTCTCACTGACACAAGGAACAAGCACAATCCTAACCAAACAGCACTAGTTCAGGCCTATTATAAGgggacaccttgtgatgtTTGTATGACAAAAGGgccaaaagagaaaataaaatagctTCTTGCAGTTTGGGTTTTTTGTTGTCCACAGGTTATTTAGCCTATGTGGCATACTCTAAAACAATGCTTCTTTGTCACTGCAATTGGTGGCTATTTGCCCCAAACATTCTGTAAAGACTCCaagatatgaatttttttttttcagataaaaaaatgtataatttATCATCTAAGAAATTTTGACAAAGCTTTATCAAATTTaaaggaattatttttgttatggtactTAAGAATTAACATCAACCGCATAAAAACATGTTTTGACAATAATGTCAGGATTGTGatatgaaaataaatacagGATTGATGAAACGAATGAATCTACATCCCAAAGTCAAATAAAGATGAAAGCATACAGTTTCACTGGATTGCTGTCATGTTATGTCTTTGTGGTACTGCTTTTTACTCTTAAGTATCCTTTGAATTTTTCCATGAACAATAGTTCATTTTACTGTGGCATGGATGGATCTTTTGATTGCTTCATATTGggaaaataagacaaaaacgtgataatattatttgatTTCCATTCTGGACAGCCTTGGAGAAGGTAAAAGCTGGTGTTATTTTTAATCATTGGTGAGGAGTTTTCTGCTATGAAAGCTATCATTGAAAGTAAATTCAACTTACTTTGTTATCTCTTGTGCTTTATTTTTGAGCCAGAGTAATGGttatcatcataattattgttatcattattgtcaCTGCAGGAAACAGTGGTATTTGGCATAAGTAATGCAAGTGAAATATGAGTACTGGTACATAAGTCAAGTATCACATACAAGTGAACCATATCATTCATTGTTCATTGTATttacttgagaaatttaaaagaCAAAGAGTACGTATTTCAAATTGACTCGGAATACCATGACGCAATGTCTGCGTCCAAGGATCGCGAGAGACGAGGTGTGACTTTCGTCTCTCGCCTTCTTCTCCTACGGCCGACGCTTTTTCTTCGCATCTCGTTTCGCGTCACGAAAACGATTGCAATAGGCCACGTTCGATATATCAATATTCACACATGGCTGCGAGGCTTAATGGTTAAATTGGAATGTTATTTTGTTCAGGACTCTCCCTTGAGACTTGagacacaaaagaaaacaggacttaggccccgtccacacgaagacgattttaaacgcaaacttttttatgcttttaggccttccgtccacacgaagacgatgaaaacgctcaccgtaaacgcattAATTAgaaaacgctctccaaagtggataaatttgaaaacgccgtctatgcgtcttcgtgtggacggcggaaaacaaatattttcataaaCGCTGTGAAAACGCTGGCGTCAGATGTCAGCGCCAGTCTGTTTTATCGAGTGGCGCTGAAGCAAAGACTGCAGGCTCAAATCGATAGCGCATGCGCGTTCGTATGACAtcgttttatgcgtttacgagcGCTGGACgggtgaaaacgctacgtaaacgatgatcgtcttcgtgtggacggagataaaaaatATGCGTTcactagcgtttgcgtttacaatcgtctttgTGTGGAGGGGGCCTAAAGGTAGgacctgtttctcgaaagtcccgagaaatTTTCGGGCCCGCAAAGCCAGTTGTTTAACTGCAATCCGCTCGTTTtcaaaagctgatcttttaacatgtttttcaagtaagaaaaaccaagaggattgcgaagtttgatgccTTAGAACTTCGGCGTtacgaagatataaagggaattgtggcacccgaaatagttACGGGACTGCTGAGACACAGGCCCCTAAGCAGTGAAATTTGAACGTAAAGCCTGGTAGCCAGCCTGAATATTGATATATCTAACTCGGCCAATTTAGGCTTCTCCAGTTTAAATTTACCGTGTACGATGGAGCTCACAagcgttttcaaaaacttgattctttcgataaaaacttgaattcacaaaacgcaaacttgattccacaaaacgcaaacttgattccatgaaacgcaaacttgattccaccaaacgcaaacttgatctCACcagacgcaaacttgattccaccaaacgcaaacttgattcttttgatgcaaacttgaattccaccaaacgcaaacttgatttcaccaaacgcaaacttgattccacgaaacgcaaacttgaattccacaaaacgcaaacttgattctttcgataaaaacttgaattccacgaaacgcaaacttgattctttcgataaaaacttgaattccacgaaacgcacacttgattctttcgataaaaacttgaattccacgaaacgcaaacttgattcttttgatgcaaacttgaattccacaaaacggaaacttgattctttaaaaacttttaGCCGTTAGTAATGTGCAGCatatgagaaatttctgctggGAGATTATATTTATGCCTAGCTCTTGGGAAAGAATTGCATCACTTAAAAAAGCCATTAGGTAGAAAGGCAAATGAACGCCTTGTCACGTTGGTCACAGCGTTCAAAGGCGGTCATATTTGCCAGATTTTGGCACCCTTCTTTAACTTGTGGATTGAATTAATACCCCTTGATTATTTCTGGTCTCTTTCGATATTCCTCTTCGACGTTTTAGCGCAGAAATTTCCAACTTTAAGTTGGTCTTTATCACAACACAGGGTAATCGGTAGCGTTGCGTGACCTCGGTCCTGCGAGCCGGTGtcctagcggatttggacccccctccACGGAGTTGGACCCCTTAACAAAACTCAGTAAAAACATTACCATACATGATTGtcttacataattttcttgtagaaagtgataatgattcagaaagtaggtttttagagaagttttttagaaagtatgtttttaaagtaggtactttttaattaaaagcaTACGTGTAGACGTTATCCTGTTGTCAGCATTGCGTCTCAATTTAAGATTAATTCATTAAATTAACCTGCAGTTGtaagtttgttgtttacctctggaatgaaaacgaaacgtgaaatttgtttgtttctttgtctgtttttctcttgaaaaagtgtgaaatataaaataataacaagcGTTGAATGCGTGAAAGCTTCTGTGAAATACCTATTGCTCGAGTCTCGACTTTTCGAAACTTCCGATAACTCCAACCAAAAGTTGCGTTTGTGCTACTTGCTGCGTACCCGTTGAATGAAAGTAATTAAGATAAACTTGAACTCTTTTTAGCGCCCTTGTCAAGTTAAAGCTAGTTAAAAATAAGTGTTCGGTAGGATGAATTAACAAAAAGTAGATCCTAGACAATAAGTCACCGCTAGACTCTAATTGCattgttctcttttgttttctttttactctttttttcGGCTACATTCTTTTCACTAAATAGCTTTTGAAATCGAGCCCTTTTCACCAAAAGcccaaaaaagcttttgttaAGATATAAGCCAAGAGTTCCAACAGTTCATAATAGACACGTTTTAACATATTGTAAAAGAGTAAATTAAGAGTAGTAAGAGTATTACTAGTTTCGTTCTTGTTCAGCATTATACTGCGACGAAATATATTTCACTATTATGACGTACTTTACGAAGTAAAGTAAGAGTAGTACTAGTTAAATAAATGTCACAGAAATGAAACGATATGTGCGCTTTTCTTCGTCAATTATAGTACGCGATCTTGTGTTGAAATCCTAGAGGACATCACCTAAAAGCTTTCAGTTAgaataaattggaaaaaaggaatattttgtgggggggtccaaatccgcgaaggggggtccaaatccactagcggatatggaccgggggggtccatatccgctagcggatatggacccgggggtccaaatccgcgggGGTCCAAAATCCGCTGTGACACCGGCTCTCAGGACCGAGGTCACGCAACGCTACCGATTACCCAAGACCAACTTAAAGTTGGAAATTTCTGCGCTAAAACGTCGAAGAGGAATATCGAAAAAGACCAGAAATAATCAAGGGGTAATAATTCAATACAAGTTGGAAATTTCTGCGCTAAAACGTCGAAGAGGAATATCGAAAAAGACCAGAAATAATCAAGGGGTAATAATTCAATACACGAATTAAAGAAGGGTGCCAAAATCTGGCAAATATGACCGCCTTTGAACACTGTGACCAACGTGACAAGGCGTTCATTTGCCTTTCTACCTAATGGCTTTTTTAAGTGATGCAATTCTTTCCCAAGAGCTAGGCATAAATATAATTTCccagcagaaatttctcatatgctacattttaaatatatttactaACGGCTAAACGTTtttaaagaatcaagttttcgttttgtggaattcaagtttgcatcgaaagaatcaagtgtgcgtttcgtggaattcaagtttttatcgaaagaatcaagtttacgtttcgtggaattcaagtttttatcgaaagaatcaagtttgcgtttggtggaattcaagtttgcgtttcgtggaattcaagtttgcgtttggtggaatcaagtttgcgtttggtggaatcaagtttgcgtttggtgaaatcaagtttgcgtttggtggaattcaagtttgcatcaaaagaatcaagtttgcgtttggtggaatcaagtttgcgtctggtgaaatcaagtttgcgtttggtggaatcaagtttgcgtctggtgaaatcaagtttgcgtttggtggaatcaagtttgcgtttcatggaatcaagtttgcgttttgtggaatcaagtttgcgttttgtgaattcaagtttttatcgaaagaatcaagtttttgaaaacgctTGTGAGCTCCATCGTACACGgtataaattttcatttttttttttatgtgaaCGGAAGacatattttcaacttttgtttcCGAAAAAAAGTTGACTTTTTCACATTTCGCGGCTCATCACGCATACCTGTTTTTAATTTCGTTTGAGCAAATAGCTTTGCAGGTCCCTGATTAAAAATTTAGCGTGTTTTCCGTAGCTCGATCTCACTTCGACTAAGTTTACTCGGCTGGAGACAAAAATGCCATTAGATCATCTGTAAAGTCCTTTCGCAATATCAAGAGTTAGAAACATGAGTTTTTTCGTTTCAGCTTTCCTCTCACAGCTTTTGTGAGAGTTCTGCTTCACCTgggttttcttcttttttttttttcgcgtgTTCTGGACAATTCAGCAAAGATCAGCCAGAGATTTAACATCACCAGCATCAGCCGAAGTCTTTTGGACGTCGATCAACCGGCAACTATGTCTTCTCTGTCAAGCCGCAAGTtcacttttcaagtgaagaaCTTTCTCGTTGCGTTAGTCACCGTTTTTCTATTTTGCGTCGTTTCTGTAGAAACTGTCGAAACTCCCACCACACtggaaggaaggaaggaagacGAGATGGAAAACACGCACAAAACAGACAGTTTAAGTATGTTCATACTCATCACGCTGTTGATTATCAATGTTCTTATGATTTGGCTTTTTAAAATCCGACgatttgaattttttcacGAAACCGGCGTGGCTATGATCTTAGGTGTTATGGTGGGAGCCATCATCAAGTACTCCGAGAACCATGGACACAAAAAACCGCTGGCggtcaaaataaaaaactgtGGAAATATCACCATCGCGCCAAAGAACGTTTACGTGACCATCAATGGGACAGATTATTCTTACATTCTTACGGGAATCCGCTTTCCACCTCATACTGCACCCTCCGACGAAGGCAACGAGATCGAATCCAAGTCGTCATTCAatcctgaaatatttttctacGTTCTCCTTCCTCCCATCATCTTCTACGCTGGTTATAGCTTTCAAAAACGCTATTTTTTTAGGAATTTGGGCGCGATTATGACGTATGCGTTTTTTGGCACGACGATATCGTGTATTGTCACTGGCTCCCTTGTTTTTGGTTTCAATAGGTGGACGGGTGTAACCACCACTTTCGACTACGCCGAGTGTTTGCTCTTCGGCGCGCTGATTTCCGCAACCGATCCAGTCACCGTGTTGGCGATCTTTCACGATCTTCACGCGGATCTCGACTTGTACGCGCTGGTTTTCGGAGAGAGCGTCTTGAACGACGCCGTAGCAATTGTGCTTTACCGAGCCATCGAAACTTACCTGGCCTACAACCAAAGCGACTTGCGtgattttgacttgttttcttttctaaaagcCATCGGGAATTTTATCGTCATCTTTGTAGGCTCGTTCACCATAGGGACCGGGCTGTCATGCGTTAACGCACTAGTGACAAAGCTCACCAAAATTGGTAGCTTCCCAATTTTGGAAACAGCGTTATTTTTTCTCATGTCCTACAGCACGTTTTTGGTCGCTGAGCTTTCTAACTGGTCTGGAATTGTTGCTGTCCTTTTTTGCGGGATCACTCAGCAACATTACACGTACCGAAACCTTACAGAAGAATCCCGAGCCCGTACGATGCAAACGTTTGAACTCCTGAATTTCCTAGCAGAGACGTTTATATTTTCCTACATTGGTCTTTCGGTTTTTGCATTTACGAATCATCAATGGAATGTCGGATTTATTGGCTGGTCGTTCATGGCCATACAAATCGGGCGCGCCTTAAACATTTATCCACTCTCGCTGTTTTTAAATATTGGGAGAACGCGCAAAATACCTTTAAACCTTCAACATATGATGTTTTTCTCTGGATTACGGGGTGCAATCGCGTTTGCTTTGGCGGTGAGGAACACTGTTTCAATTCCTCGACAGATGATGCTTACAACGACTCTGATTATTGTCATAGTTTCTGTGATTGTCTTTGGAGGATCAACGATGCCTGTTCTATCATGTTTGAAGATCAAAACAGGAATTGATGCCCTGGAAGAGGAGAAACGCGCTCGTAGGTTGAGCCTCATCGATGTGAATGATCCGTCGGGAAGCACGCCGCAAGAGAGAATAGAGaagaaacaatttgaaaagtcCTGGTTGGTTGCCGTTTGGTCGCGATTCGATGAGAAATTTTTGACGCCTATTTTTGTCGAAGAGAGTCAGCTCCAGTCTTCTTCGTCGACCATGCATTAGCCACGGGGTCTGAGGAGGAATACGAATGGTTGATAACATAGATTACTTTCGAGAGGATGATGTCAAAtttaatctaaaaaaaaaaaagatg
Proteins encoded in this window:
- the LOC141890424 gene encoding uncharacterized protein LOC141890424, which encodes MASFPDILVSGPSFLTEDDIPGSSLNGRDPNRLKNSELKFWLKCRGDSCKGLSTKAQLCKRVNDYLEAKIEHLLVDPDVNFLYTRRKRRLLGFEDASDPNTRNLSAHSDNTKRVAFPTDGWGTALAKSPLFTRAEMDRHIANSGKKHQNSEYHSLPTGLRKAKAFLADEYLHEIQTHQDQSYFYYRAKCFHSFKVREEPHNLKLALSIISGEVEYAYCGPSCAAGKSGFCNHILALMMKVCKYSLYDCTDVRDLKDEEDENPTTACTFALQTWHKSRLDGIHSQPVMEVVISNPGNNADKGKKTGVTCLLLKQGKQRVTQIKNFRT
- the LOC141890421 gene encoding E3 ubiquitin-protein ligase RNF216-like, with translation MAVADNDARILDSLRQIFPQFNDHVLSNCLQHVRETVGENPATIIPGCIDVLLARQTANEVSLPGPTVCIPSISLDDYEYRGSSFAGNMGNDVIFVKSTSGNQRERTNHIVINLTDDMAICGSPCTTNNSSATSSCSPVNTGNRNTTESRRNSASRNDSHPISSVTVNSCVTVGVDEGVEVQIVGENPRFDPMKEALKNLNSLFPDVEENYLQRLVDKWSHLIPGEAINNACNELLEMKDYPKKKPIVSTAQAEVSKPSGKKERMDYFKNFSSQVSAKYGQQCLQILQNDFQMISMRNIRLAMAKFHGHYAPSKRYLQEQLRLSSRSASSTVTSTLRDLPSPAEGKEVFNPPIIDLLKNRRYPVMVPCQADIVEELKREIEFMKRDELSKKEEMDRLLAVSLNDKQYEEEGQKIQCGCCYGDAAFEDMVQCLEGHLFCASCLMNYAKEAAFGQGKAALTCMSDGCDGTFPFSQLKKALPVNILEKYEDRVQEESLLMAQMEDFVRCPSCDFAVILPLEDKVLKCQNPSCGKETCRYCKEDWSEHFGLKCNEVEKSAQKDVRISYEEKMTMAKIRKCPSCGCEFTKSDGCNKMTCRCGITMCYICRKPKINYSHFCQHPKDPGKSCTKCTSCSLWTDPTEDDNRAVQELEKEAMEAKRKFEEENTRSDDNPAKKVKISSSGNV
- the LOC141890430 gene encoding sodium/hydrogen exchanger 6-like, with translation MENTHKTDSLSMFILITLLIINVLMIWLFKIRRFEFFHETGVAMILGVMVGAIIKYSENHGHKKPLAVKIKNCGNITIAPKNVYVTINGTDYSYILTGIRFPPHTAPSDEGNEIESKSSFNPEIFFYVLLPPIIFYAGYSFQKRYFFRNLGAIMTYAFFGTTISCIVTGSLVFGFNRWTGVTTTFDYAECLLFGALISATDPVTVLAIFHDLHADLDLYALVFGESVLNDAVAIVLYRAIETYLAYNQSDLRDFDLFSFLKAIGNFIVIFVGSFTIGTGLSCVNALVTKLTKIGSFPILETALFFLMSYSTFLVAELSNWSGIVAVLFCGITQQHYTYRNLTEESRARTMQTFELLNFLAETFIFSYIGLSVFAFTNHQWNVGFIGWSFMAIQIGRALNIYPLSLFLNIGRTRKIPLNLQHMMFFSGLRGAIAFALAVRNTVSIPRQMMLTTTLIIVIVSVIVFGGSTMPVLSCLKIKTGIDALEEEKRARRLSLIDVNDPSGSTPQERIEKKQFEKSWLVAVWSRFDEKFLTPIFVEESQLQSSSSTMH